Proteins encoded by one window of Tissierella sp.:
- a CDS encoding IPT/TIG domain-containing protein, translating to MTKFKKLISYILIISILLPLLPVGQITVHAYDEDKYSISEVILYKIYDKNRQSIGRVLTINGKFLKDADVSMITNTGNVVLTNRQTNTETTLQFILATDQVGSKIKVGSTEIDLNEGSMPTLTQVSPEVKSGYEGELTLKGTNFSEIDGYNITAKIYKEGATQDISNDFSAGSEEATINNITLPLGLQDIVFERNTEQYKTFNDANQNVQVKVKVTYTYKDQFLLYQEIAVDNLQMTPNRGSKGETIFLESPVTGTTVDLREYDIFFLSAIDGTDSYKVSNRGKNRTFQSKVVKDGKEYNILTAQIPDIPVGEYFVVLTNIANGTDPGKQITQRKVLDQKFTVIDGTKKPFIQSVLPASGPDTGSNTTISGKFLGTMNIDEFTLDDPTVKPTISGIGANPEVLTINYGAGTYGTLKEEVTATREIKVTIGGVATFLKKGTAWDVDFNPALDKLTVRTSQVTIGDNSPIKDVVVETTTTFTKSNGEKIIVRERAEKKGSYRYILSTIQPEIVSITPEKIQVIPKDLEYEIPEDRMFAIYGKNFMLHKYRDDSGAEIYRYPRIQIGDIVIDKDTNPDAYIRIFSDKGAELDGTENNDIGIKILVMLPKGAKVSKATKEAVSVQNPVRNSMTLGLTDIKPDFVEFVVPESGTIPVINTVKPDTVSIDGGETVTITGNSFQGDVQVIIDGEVVKGVKRKEDGTEITFPAPKGREGETQIQVMNPSGGMDTRPFFYVKTFTNPKIIDFNPKKGNSGTIVMIKGENFLRPDPMGTEENVFRLIGTRVFLDDLELNEYNRNPQNNRIQLVDYQPDAPIFEIKDKKIDVKPYYQGILLKDVNNKKYILTVSTKGEILLSDGGLNNYDITIASNDESKIIANKQGGLVHTVNVADNHITLRASDGTELELSYITPYKVNNTEIVGQKVKVIDGETIYFTVPIMNNHPEGYKDLTIINPDTKKDAKTGNAGFFFVKQPERRPEIYDVIPKEGSVAGGYAIEIIGKNFETNTATKPKVYINAVEVPAADTTVNIEGTRITVIVPKYVGDLKKDKNTDRWPVPVVVLNPDGGTANDEKGFFYVIPSSSPQITKISPVKGSAAGAEIVEIWGKDFRYFEPYDDLNGDLYYEVGETFNDLYINDIWDDLRDLGIKDWDKKAGLTKFEPAHPKFDHYYNSPILPKIYFGNKEAQIVEFNLGYIKVLVPAHAPGKVDVFLLNNDGGISAKTPYTYEATKVAITDVVPDKGRKEGGDKVEVHGTGFAPTNVYVYKDNNIAYPQTMPLIRLGNISNRNIDREKDNSGLINNQKATVELLGGLKVEYNGHYKTLAFTIEEGGIEYKRTITNYDNKERYLPMELLKSGTSNYSGKELVRIAIEDGRLLVDRGYAPKTTFVNNTHVSIETPSYYTVGKTPIFIINPDGGTGSGDFEYKNPDSKPVITNITRDSRQPIEEFRKEINGNARVLKVNYKGGSIITVEGTDFRDKAIIKVSNLLTIGEAAIEYDLPTKLTFTMPALPESQVGKLLPVVVQNTDGGSALSDKLNPPIFIEITKGESDPETTTITPAKGSAAGSTKVVITGSDFRETMKGYEGEKLRVYFGEVEATEITKITHNSIELLTPASTRLGKVSIRVENPDGTMTSGNISFEYISKPAIQTVSPNKLFTNDTETEVTLTGTMFQDGAKVIVGATIVDKKHITAEMLLNGEGIIGVDANNVNREVGVVGGVEAATIIVENDKVIKVTFPETNDLANSSLIIINPDGGVSDPYDNFSYEIPVPTRPLVLEGIPGYESTVQLIWSKSAESVLNRATSFEIYGRLTKEKENNFIGSTTEAEFLVRGLETETEYTFMVRALNKYGAAIDFATVTVKTLDIRQDKKLKEKEEKRKEAENKLKENGNEETINGRLNITLGTSIFKNGAGALDLSLAKYRNQNKITVLVPIELARKDNRLTIKDGTMTTVINVRDMYTLSVSKADKGDKDAYLRIHIDITTGTHLPRGTKAASKAYELSFDYIYGKNTLSINELLRPGKLFLEQDTIVYPNTKSSSIYIINEEIQEYQKLNSTTVEIKGRSKLILLSNR from the coding sequence ATGACTAAATTTAAAAAACTAATATCCTACATTTTAATAATCTCAATACTACTTCCACTACTTCCCGTAGGACAAATAACAGTACATGCCTATGACGAAGACAAGTATTCAATATCGGAAGTAATATTGTATAAAATATATGATAAGAATCGTCAGTCAATAGGACGTGTCCTAACAATCAATGGTAAATTTCTAAAGGACGCAGATGTATCCATGATAACCAATACAGGAAATGTAGTCCTTACCAATAGACAGACTAATACAGAAACAACATTACAATTCATATTAGCTACAGACCAAGTAGGTAGCAAAATTAAAGTAGGATCTACAGAAATAGATCTAAATGAAGGATCAATGCCAACACTTACTCAAGTATCCCCAGAAGTAAAATCAGGATACGAAGGAGAACTGACACTAAAAGGAACAAACTTTTCAGAAATAGATGGATATAATATCACAGCTAAAATATATAAAGAGGGAGCTACTCAAGATATATCAAATGATTTTTCAGCAGGTAGCGAAGAAGCAACAATAAATAATATAACCTTACCCCTAGGCTTACAGGATATAGTATTCGAAAGAAATACAGAACAATATAAGACATTTAATGATGCCAACCAAAATGTACAAGTAAAAGTAAAAGTAACTTACACATATAAAGATCAGTTCCTCCTATATCAAGAAATAGCAGTAGATAATCTACAAATGACACCAAATAGAGGCTCAAAAGGAGAGACAATTTTCTTAGAATCTCCAGTAACAGGTACAACTGTAGATTTAAGAGAGTATGATATATTCTTTCTTTCGGCTATAGATGGTACAGATAGCTACAAAGTATCAAATAGAGGTAAAAATAGAACATTTCAATCCAAAGTTGTAAAAGATGGAAAAGAATATAATATACTTACAGCACAAATACCAGACATACCAGTAGGAGAATATTTTGTAGTCCTTACAAATATTGCCAACGGTACAGACCCTGGTAAACAAATTACACAAAGGAAAGTATTAGACCAAAAGTTCACGGTAATAGACGGCACAAAAAAACCATTTATTCAATCTGTACTACCAGCATCTGGACCAGATACAGGATCTAATACTACAATAAGTGGTAAGTTTTTAGGTACAATGAATATAGATGAATTTACTCTTGATGATCCTACTGTAAAACCAACAATAAGTGGAATAGGTGCAAATCCAGAAGTACTAACCATAAATTATGGAGCAGGAACTTATGGAACTTTAAAAGAAGAAGTTACCGCAACAAGGGAAATAAAAGTAACCATAGGTGGTGTAGCTACTTTCTTAAAGAAAGGTACAGCTTGGGATGTAGACTTTAATCCTGCCTTAGACAAGCTTACAGTAAGGACATCTCAAGTGACCATAGGAGACAATAGCCCTATAAAAGATGTAGTAGTAGAGACTACAACTACATTTACAAAATCAAATGGGGAAAAAATAATAGTTAGAGAAAGAGCAGAGAAGAAGGGAAGCTATAGATATATTTTAAGTACCATACAACCAGAGATAGTATCCATTACACCAGAGAAAATTCAAGTTATACCAAAGGACTTAGAGTATGAAATACCAGAGGATAGAATGTTTGCTATCTATGGAAAGAACTTTATGCTTCATAAATATAGAGATGATAGCGGAGCAGAAATATATAGATATCCACGGATACAAATAGGAGATATCGTAATAGACAAAGACACGAATCCAGATGCATATATTAGGATATTCAGTGACAAAGGAGCAGAATTAGATGGTACTGAAAACAATGATATAGGTATAAAGATATTAGTCATGCTTCCAAAGGGGGCAAAAGTATCTAAAGCTACAAAAGAAGCAGTATCAGTACAAAACCCAGTTAGAAACTCTATGACCTTAGGTCTTACAGATATCAAGCCAGATTTTGTAGAATTTGTAGTACCAGAATCAGGCACCATACCAGTTATCAATACAGTAAAGCCAGATACAGTATCCATAGATGGAGGAGAAACAGTTACTATCACAGGTAATAGCTTCCAAGGAGATGTACAAGTAATCATAGATGGGGAAGTAGTCAAAGGTGTGAAGAGAAAAGAAGATGGTACAGAAATCACCTTCCCAGCACCAAAAGGTAGAGAAGGAGAGACTCAAATTCAGGTAATGAACCCATCAGGGGGAATGGATACAAGACCATTCTTTTATGTAAAGACCTTTACCAATCCAAAGATAATAGATTTTAACCCAAAGAAGGGTAATTCAGGCACCATAGTAATGATTAAGGGAGAAAACTTTCTTAGACCAGACCCTATGGGTACAGAAGAAAATGTATTTAGATTAATAGGTACGAGAGTATTCTTAGATGATCTTGAATTAAATGAATACAATAGAAATCCACAAAACAATAGAATACAGTTAGTCGATTACCAACCAGATGCTCCAATATTTGAAATCAAGGACAAAAAAATAGATGTAAAACCATATTATCAAGGGATACTTCTAAAGGATGTAAACAATAAAAAATACATCCTAACAGTAAGTACCAAGGGAGAAATATTGCTATCAGATGGTGGACTAAATAACTACGATATAACCATAGCTTCAAATGATGAAAGCAAAATCATAGCTAACAAACAAGGTGGACTAGTTCACACTGTAAATGTAGCGGACAATCATATAACTTTAAGGGCATCAGATGGAACAGAATTAGAACTATCTTATATCACGCCATATAAGGTAAATAATACTGAAATAGTAGGGCAAAAAGTTAAGGTAATAGATGGAGAGACTATCTACTTTACAGTACCTATTATGAACAACCATCCAGAAGGCTATAAGGACTTAACCATAATAAACCCTGATACTAAAAAGGATGCAAAAACAGGCAATGCAGGCTTCTTCTTCGTCAAACAACCAGAGAGAAGACCAGAGATCTATGATGTAATACCAAAGGAAGGTTCAGTAGCAGGTGGATACGCAATAGAAATAATAGGGAAAAACTTTGAGACAAATACAGCAACTAAACCAAAGGTATATATCAATGCAGTAGAAGTGCCAGCAGCAGATACAACAGTAAATATAGAAGGTACAAGAATAACGGTTATTGTACCAAAATATGTAGGAGATTTGAAAAAGGACAAAAATACAGACAGATGGCCAGTGCCAGTAGTAGTACTGAATCCAGATGGAGGTACAGCAAATGACGAAAAAGGATTCTTCTATGTAATACCATCCAGTAGTCCACAAATCACAAAGATATCCCCAGTAAAAGGCTCTGCAGCAGGAGCTGAAATAGTGGAGATATGGGGAAAAGATTTTAGATATTTTGAACCATATGATGATTTAAATGGAGACTTATACTACGAAGTAGGAGAGACCTTCAACGATTTGTATATAAATGATATATGGGATGATTTGAGAGACTTAGGTATAAAGGATTGGGATAAAAAAGCAGGACTAACTAAATTTGAGCCAGCTCATCCTAAGTTTGACCATTACTATAATTCTCCAATACTTCCAAAGATATATTTTGGCAACAAGGAAGCTCAAATAGTAGAATTTAACCTAGGCTATATCAAGGTATTAGTACCAGCTCATGCACCAGGTAAGGTAGATGTATTCCTATTGAATAATGATGGAGGAATATCTGCTAAAACACCTTATACTTATGAGGCAACTAAGGTGGCCATTACAGATGTAGTGCCTGACAAAGGTCGTAAAGAAGGTGGAGACAAGGTAGAAGTCCATGGAACAGGCTTTGCTCCTACCAATGTATATGTATATAAGGACAATAACATAGCCTATCCACAGACCATGCCATTGATTAGATTAGGCAATATAAGCAATAGAAATATAGATAGAGAAAAAGATAATAGTGGTTTAATTAACAACCAAAAAGCTACAGTAGAACTATTGGGAGGACTAAAGGTAGAATACAACGGTCACTATAAAACTCTAGCATTTACAATTGAAGAAGGCGGAATAGAATATAAGAGAACCATTACAAACTATGATAACAAGGAAAGATATCTACCAATGGAATTACTTAAATCAGGAACTAGCAACTACTCAGGAAAAGAATTAGTAAGAATTGCCATAGAAGATGGTAGACTATTAGTAGATAGGGGATATGCACCAAAGACTACATTTGTAAATAATACCCATGTAAGCATAGAGACACCATCATACTACACTGTAGGTAAGACCCCGATTTTTATCATCAATCCAGATGGTGGTACAGGTAGTGGAGACTTTGAGTACAAAAACCCAGACTCTAAGCCAGTCATTACAAATATTACAAGAGACAGTAGACAACCAATAGAGGAATTTAGAAAAGAGATAAACGGCAATGCAAGAGTTCTAAAAGTAAATTATAAAGGCGGAAGTATAATAACAGTAGAGGGTACAGACTTTAGAGATAAGGCTATTATCAAAGTATCCAACTTGCTAACCATAGGGGAAGCTGCAATAGAATATGACCTTCCTACAAAACTTACTTTCACCATGCCAGCTCTACCAGAATCACAAGTAGGCAAGCTATTGCCCGTAGTAGTACAAAACACAGATGGGGGCTCAGCCCTATCTGATAAATTAAACCCACCAATATTCATAGAAATCACTAAGGGAGAATCAGACCCAGAAACTACTACAATAACTCCAGCTAAAGGATCTGCAGCAGGAAGTACAAAAGTTGTCATTACCGGCTCTGACTTTAGAGAAACTATGAAAGGCTACGAAGGAGAAAAACTAAGAGTATATTTTGGTGAAGTAGAAGCTACAGAAATAACCAAGATTACACATAACTCAATAGAACTACTGACACCAGCATCTACAAGACTTGGAAAGGTATCCATTAGAGTAGAAAACCCAGATGGCACTATGACATCAGGAAACATTAGCTTTGAATATATATCTAAGCCAGCAATACAAACAGTATCTCCAAATAAACTATTTACAAATGACACAGAAACAGAAGTAACCCTAACAGGTACAATGTTTCAAGATGGCGCAAAGGTCATAGTAGGAGCTACAATAGTAGATAAAAAACACATTACAGCAGAAATGCTTCTCAATGGTGAAGGTATCATAGGTGTAGATGCTAACAATGTCAATAGAGAAGTAGGAGTAGTAGGTGGAGTAGAAGCAGCAACTATCATAGTAGAGAATGATAAGGTAATTAAAGTAACCTTCCCTGAGACAAACGATTTGGCTAATTCAAGCTTGATAATCATCAATCCAGATGGAGGAGTATCAGACCCATATGATAACTTTAGCTATGAAATACCAGTGCCAACGAGACCATTAGTCCTAGAAGGAATACCAGGATATGAGTCTACAGTACAATTGATTTGGTCAAAATCAGCTGAATCTGTCTTAAATAGAGCGACTTCATTCGAAATATATGGAAGATTGACTAAAGAAAAGGAAAACAACTTCATAGGAAGCACCACAGAGGCAGAATTTTTAGTGAGGGGTCTAGAAACAGAGACTGAATATACATTTATGGTAAGAGCATTAAATAAATACGGTGCAGCCATAGACTTTGCTACAGTTACAGTGAAGACTTTAGACATTCGCCAAGATAAAAAGCTAAAGGAAAAAGAAGAAAAACGAAAAGAAGCAGAAAATAAATTAAAAGAAAATGGCAATGAAGAAACCATTAATGGAAGGTTAAATATTACTCTAGGTACTTCAATATTTAAAAATGGAGCAGGAGCCTTAGACCTATCCTTAGCAAAATATAGAAATCAAAATAAAATTACAGTACTAGTACCTATAGAGCTAGCAAGAAAGGATAATAGATTAACCATCAAAGATGGAACAATGACCACTGTCATCAATGTAAGGGATATGTATACCCTTTCAGTCAGCAAAGCAGATAAAGGAGATAAGGATGCATATCTAAGGATCCATATAGACATAACAACAGGAACTCATCTTCCAAGAGGCACAAAAGCAGCTTCTAAAGCATATGAGCTATCATTTGACTATATATATGGAAAGAACACATTGAGTATCAATGAACTGCTAAGACCAGGTAAACTATTCCTAGAACAAGATACCATAGTTTATCCCAATACAAAGAGCAGCAGTATATATATAATAAATGAAGAAATTCAAGAATATCAAAAGCTTAACTCTACAACAGTAGAGATAAAGGGTAGGAGTAAACTAATACTCCTATCCAACAGATAA
- a CDS encoding chitobiase/beta-hexosaminidase C-terminal domain-containing protein has protein sequence MRRSLALFLSMIMLFSFIPINVEGKSYVKEVDALFGDFQLKVNSKRISGHKESFIYDDNLYVSLLDLAKGLEMGVSVRGNTINITSKGKINASSNQSIVFQRGYEIEAKERIIENLEDEVRALKGQGPAGIQYEMNSSIRSIKVGFGNISIYLDGKKLNLDSEVLRYNNDIYVGLDSIAPYLYITPSMGKDKTSVNIDANGILIEHNLYSTTETLLAIREGRNYLLDLQKTEVEKKKNLFENYKLPYKKIGDIADLEDYLNKHFKKIGDIDVSFDVMQQSNWVNLDISFPRAKNAQWTKLRRSDVEQWIWRIYTAVIQLYDDEAIISGAIRNPYYTYYSSSSLKNYLTFYTKDSDIFFDFTNSKLVPDRKSSPDNLLDVLNKELPKYLNYNLTYDVKITGDNIELIVYPSSDNFNKLSLFMRMGYLKSLNQKIKAIYPDLAVHGKVVYLGDILPIDFYISENRISSDALLEETEKHIINNYGYFSHGNNSFRMNYSLYDKDMKNYYLSIETDFSVDEDKWIKSGDNGKQRLSSNIHNAVSFVLSLWDANVSTEVVDKNGVMITDFDSYQEVVSLVMASPNSGQIVEGEKVYLYTDTPSASIYYTKDGSTPTTDTGILYDNQGIVITEDTTINAFGYKTGLGAGPESTFTYTVIRDENLSYGLTALVVNPGSLDTGFSNAKRDYKVNVDTDINSIDITPTANAGVITANGNAVATGTSVAVPLSGASTTITISVKEANKAEKIYTVIVNKGGSQGETTFAIADLKFNTMFGLIFSGRVTSNKISDLNGYEVELLSKSGVPIGDRIATSSNGDFSFPNTQLSPIDKIIGFKYRVYNDSNVLVLEKNLN, from the coding sequence ATGCGTAGGAGTTTAGCTTTATTTTTGTCAATGATCATGTTATTTTCCTTCATTCCCATTAATGTTGAAGGTAAAAGTTATGTAAAAGAAGTTGATGCTCTCTTTGGGGATTTCCAGTTAAAGGTAAATAGCAAGAGAATTAGCGGTCATAAGGAAAGTTTTATATATGATGACAATCTTTATGTTTCTTTATTGGATTTGGCTAAAGGTTTAGAGATGGGAGTTAGTGTCAGAGGCAATACTATCAACATTACTTCCAAGGGGAAAATAAATGCTTCTTCTAATCAATCCATAGTATTCCAAAGGGGCTATGAGATTGAAGCTAAGGAAAGGATAATCGAAAACTTAGAGGATGAGGTTCGTGCTCTAAAGGGACAAGGTCCTGCTGGTATTCAGTATGAGATGAATTCTTCTATTAGAAGTATTAAAGTTGGCTTTGGAAATATTTCGATTTATCTGGATGGAAAGAAATTAAATTTGGATAGTGAAGTGTTGAGATATAATAATGACATTTATGTAGGATTGGACTCCATTGCTCCATATTTGTATATTACTCCTAGTATGGGTAAGGACAAGACTAGTGTAAATATTGATGCTAATGGAATATTGATTGAACACAATTTATACTCTACAACAGAAACATTGCTAGCTATAAGAGAAGGTCGAAATTATCTCTTGGATCTGCAAAAAACTGAAGTAGAAAAGAAGAAAAATCTTTTCGAAAACTATAAGTTACCTTACAAGAAGATAGGAGATATTGCAGATTTAGAAGATTATTTGAATAAGCATTTTAAGAAAATTGGGGATATCGATGTAAGCTTTGATGTGATGCAACAATCAAATTGGGTTAATTTAGATATTAGCTTCCCAAGAGCTAAAAATGCTCAATGGACTAAGCTAAGAAGGTCTGATGTGGAGCAATGGATTTGGAGGATTTATACTGCTGTTATACAGCTTTATGATGATGAGGCAATCATATCTGGTGCCATAAGGAATCCATATTATACTTATTATTCAAGTTCTAGTTTGAAAAATTATCTTACTTTCTATACTAAGGACAGTGATATCTTCTTTGATTTCACCAATAGCAAGCTTGTTCCAGATAGGAAATCTAGTCCCGATAATTTACTTGATGTATTGAATAAGGAATTACCTAAGTATCTTAATTATAATTTAACTTATGATGTAAAAATTACAGGGGACAATATAGAGTTAATTGTATATCCAAGCTCTGATAATTTTAACAAACTGTCTCTATTTATGAGAATGGGATATCTAAAATCCCTTAATCAAAAGATTAAAGCTATCTATCCTGATTTAGCAGTACATGGCAAGGTGGTTTATCTTGGAGATATTTTACCAATTGATTTTTATATTAGTGAAAATAGAATTAGTTCAGATGCTCTATTAGAGGAAACTGAAAAGCATATCATCAACAATTATGGGTATTTCTCTCATGGAAACAACAGTTTTAGAATGAATTATTCCTTATATGATAAGGACATGAAAAATTATTATTTATCTATTGAAACTGATTTCTCTGTAGATGAAGATAAATGGATTAAATCAGGGGATAATGGTAAGCAAAGATTGAGTTCAAATATTCACAATGCTGTAAGCTTTGTTCTTTCTCTGTGGGATGCCAATGTATCTACTGAAGTAGTGGATAAAAATGGAGTAATGATTACAGATTTCGATTCTTACCAAGAGGTGGTATCGCTTGTAATGGCTAGTCCAAATAGTGGACAAATAGTAGAAGGTGAAAAGGTATATTTATACACCGACACTCCTTCAGCAAGTATTTATTATACTAAGGATGGTAGCACTCCTACTACTGATACGGGTATTTTATATGATAATCAAGGTATTGTAATCACAGAGGATACTACAATTAATGCCTTTGGATATAAAACAGGCTTAGGAGCAGGACCTGAATCTACTTTTACTTATACTGTAATAAGAGATGAAAATTTATCCTATGGTTTAACTGCTTTAGTTGTAAATCCAGGCTCTTTGGATACTGGATTCTCCAATGCTAAGAGAGATTATAAAGTAAATGTAGATACAGATATAAATTCTATAGATATTACGCCTACTGCTAATGCAGGTGTGATTACTGCCAATGGAAATGCTGTAGCTACTGGAACTAGTGTAGCTGTTCCTTTAAGTGGAGCTTCAACCACTATTACTATTTCTGTGAAAGAAGCTAACAAGGCAGAGAAAATATATACTGTTATAGTAAATAAAGGTGGCAGTCAAGGTGAAACTACTTTTGCTATTGCAGACTTAAAGTTCAATACTATGTTTGGATTGATTTTCAGTGGTAGAGTAACTAGCAATAAAATCAGTGATTTAAATGGATATGAAGTGGAGCTATTGAGTAAATCCGGAGTTCCTATAGGGGACAGGATTGCTACTTCTAGCAACGGAGATTTCTCTTTCCCTAATACTCAGCTGAGTCCAATTGATAAAATCATTGGGTTTAAGTATAGAGTATATAACGATAGCAACGTCTTAGTCTTAGAGAAGAATTTGAATTAA
- a CDS encoding S-layer homology domain-containing protein, with protein MATKDWIVEKGYFGVGGLNLDKKIKRSELATLAIRMVGLEAKAKEYTGKSSFKDVNDWSTPYVEMAKKQGLISGKSKDLFHPNGNLTYVELLAVFMRALGYKDGIDFVKYPDDYYKKALEIGLADMYISQDEEVLREIVLSTMVKALNTNIKGQDYTLYKSLNNTELEEVIEEATKYISMTNVKFNTTISGVFSGILKGSDDFTGYKVVLLSENGTFYGDSILGKSGSFSIDKFDISVVAKLSGYRYEVYNNKGNLILKSKLQ; from the coding sequence ATGGCAACAAAAGATTGGATAGTTGAAAAAGGATATTTCGGTGTAGGTGGATTAAATCTTGATAAAAAAATTAAGAGATCAGAGCTGGCTACTCTAGCTATTCGTATGGTAGGTCTTGAAGCAAAGGCTAAAGAATATACTGGAAAGTCCTCATTTAAGGATGTCAATGATTGGTCTACTCCTTATGTTGAAATGGCAAAAAAACAAGGATTAATCTCTGGTAAATCTAAGGATTTATTCCATCCTAATGGTAATTTAACCTATGTTGAACTACTTGCAGTATTTATGAGAGCCTTAGGCTACAAAGATGGCATTGATTTTGTAAAGTATCCTGATGACTATTATAAAAAAGCTTTGGAGATTGGACTTGCCGATATGTACATATCTCAGGATGAAGAAGTCCTTAGGGAGATTGTCCTTTCCACTATGGTAAAGGCTTTGAATACAAATATCAAGGGTCAAGATTATACTCTATATAAGTCCTTGAATAATACTGAGCTAGAAGAAGTTATAGAGGAAGCTACGAAATATATCTCTATGACTAATGTAAAATTTAACACTACTATTTCAGGAGTATTTAGTGGGATATTGAAAGGTAGTGATGATTTCACAGGATATAAGGTTGTATTGTTATCTGAAAATGGAACTTTCTATGGAGATTCAATCCTAGGGAAGAGCGGCTCCTTTTCAATTGATAAGTTTGATATTAGTGTAGTTGCAAAACTAAGTGGATATAGATATGAAGTGTACAACAATAAAGGTAATTTAATCCTAAAATCAAAACTACAATAA